The region GCTGCCCGGTCGATTCGTGATGACGGAGAGACCAATCTCGTTGTAGCTGTCGTTGTCGCAATAGTCGTAGGCGTAGGCAGTGAGTGCGACAAGGCCTCTGCCCGGCCAGACCTGCAGCGGTTGAACCTTTTCCAGGACTTGGGCAGGCATCAATTCCCGAAGCTTGTTCAAGTCCGCGGTGAAGATGACCGTCACCCTGCTGTTCTTGTAGTAGAAGTTTGGCGAATAGGATTCAAAGCCAATATCCACCTTCTCCTTCTTGAGCCCTTTGAACCAACTCAAGTCAACGTCCGGAGCTTCCGATGCAATGACGGAAAGGGGAGGGTTGGAGCGATAGCGGTCATACAGCCCGCCTTTAACCACAGGGACGTCATGGCCGGCGATGCTGATTGTTGTGCTTTCGGTTTGCCTGGTTTCCGATGTGCCATCGGCCCACGCAGGATTCGAGAGGAAACTCATGATTACCCCTGCTGTAGCTGCAAGACTGCTGATTTTCATTTTGACGATACTTTGGGTGCTTAAGTTGAGACAGGTCCGGTTCGGGAGGGATTGCAGCGTTTTCTGGCCGGTCAGGCATGGACGCGCTGAGCCACCCAGCGCCGGTATTGGCGGACGCGGCATGCGTTGGACACCTGCTGCAGGATCAGCGCGCGCAGCGGTGACACCCTGGGATCCGTGGCCTTGCCTCGGCTGAGCTTGCGCAGTTGAAACTTGACTGCCGCCATGTTGGCCAATGAGGCCAGCGGCTTGTTCTTCCAACTGATCGGCAGCAACGCAGGCGCACTGTCTTTGCCAGCACGCCAGTCGCGCGGCAGATTGGGGTCGATGGCCAGGGCAGTACCGATGCCAACCATGTCCACGCCGCTCCTGACCACTTGCTCGGCCACCGGCCGACGGCGGATGCCGCCTGTGACCATCACTGGCATCTTCGCCACCGCGCGGATGTCGCGGGCGAACTCGACAAAGTAGGCCTCGCGGGCGAGCGTGCTGCCGTCGCGGGCTTCACCCTGCATGGCGGGAGCCTCATAGCTCCCTCCCGACAGCTCGACCAGGTCGACGGCAAGCTCGTTGAGCGTCTTCACAACCTGGCGGGCGTCATCCGCGGTGAAGCCGCCACGCTGGAAGTCGGCAGAGTTCAGCTTGACGGCAACTGCGAATCCGGGCGAAACCCCGGCGCGTACGGCCTTGACGATCTCAAAGAGCAGGCGAGCGCGGTTCTCCAGCGGACCAC is a window of Cupriavidus taiwanensis LMG 19424 DNA encoding:
- a CDS encoding NADH:flavin oxidoreductase/NADH oxidase family protein; the protein is MNVFDKLILRNGSTVPNRIAKAAMEENMADADHAPSEALMRLYKAWAEGGAGLLITGNVMVDSRAMTGPGGVVLEDTRHLDRFKRWAQVGRSKGAQFWLQINHPGRQMPANLGQPTWAPSAVSMNLGNMSRHFNTPQAMTQQVIEDVIQRFARTAQLGEQAGFTGVEIHAAHGYLLSQFLSPLSNQRTDAWGGPLENRARLLFEIVKAVRAGVSPGFAVAVKLNSADFQRGGFTADDARQVVKTLNELAVDLVELSGGSYEAPAMQGEARDGSTLAREAYFVEFARDIRAVAKMPVMVTGGIRRRPVAEQVVRSGVDMVGIGTALAIDPNLPRDWRAGKDSAPALLPISWKNKPLASLANMAAVKFQLRKLSRGKATDPRVSPLRALILQQVSNACRVRQYRRWVAQRVHA